aaataataaaacgaagtatatataaaataagtaaaaagagAACCACAATAGtgctaataataatagtaatgacaataaattaattaataagctgactaataaaaggattaaatcataattaaaatcgAATTAACAGGAACAaaggaaatattaaataaaatgcggtcaaaataaatttaaaaaaaccaaaaatagaattaaaataaataacaagaacTAAATCACAACGTGCGAATGACACGAGGGACTAAagtgaaacaaaaatgaaataaaaggttaaatttaaaaaaaataaaagaactggATTGTAGCACGCAATAAAAGCGAGGGACTAGTGGCGCAAATAAGCCATTTAAcgaaaatgcgcggatcctccccgggtcgggtcatCGCGTGGGTCGGAGGACTAAACGGTACCGTTTTGAGGCCATTGAAACAGAGCTTAAACTGTATCGTTTCATTGccttcacaaaaataaaaaaagcaaaacCCTAACACCTATTTGGCTATTTTGAAACAGATCAGTAGAGATCTCAGTCTCTCCGCCGCTTGATCTCACCGTCCTTTTCAAAGACTCTCAGTCCCCGTCCACACTCCGATCGCGACGAAGCGGACAGGGATTCAACGACGCTGAAATGAAGGTACACTCTCTTGCGTTATTTGCTTTTCTCTTCTCAAACAGTAAACAAACAAGGAAAAGAATCAAATAATCGAAAAACTCAAATCACCTTTAGAAACTGCTTTTCTATtgctttttagaatttttgatacAATCTCTCTGTGGGTCTGTGGGTTCCCCCTTTTTACATTGTTTTTGGCTTCATATATAGccgaataaaaaaaaaatctctttctctgctatttttgtttttctatttcttttttttttttgctgcctCTGTTGTGTTGCTCGTTTGTTTGTCCTTTGTAGGTGTCGTACGAAGGCTAGCTGGGACGTGGTGCGGCTCGGCGCAGCGCATGGAGGCGCACGTGAGAGGGCAGAGCCTGATTGCGGCGCGATAGCTTGCTGCAAGCTGCTAGGGTTTCTAATCCTCTTTGGGTGTTGGGCTGGGTGTAGTGGGCTAGGCTAGTGTTTGGGTCACTTTGGATTTAGGCCTGCTATTGTAACAAAAGAActgaacattttatttattttattttatattttggttttaatactACGGCTCGGGTTTTAATTCTTATTGGGCCATTCGGGCCATTGAAATTTTGGGTTTGTTTagctggtatgggcccgggcaaaaatgggctcttaCAACAGTGATGAGGGGAAATTGCAAGAATATACTTTTGAGGGGGGAAAAACGAAAAACAGAGTTCCATTATCTTACAATAATCCTATGCCAGAACCAACCCTTTTGCACTTAAAAGAAAAACGGTATAAAAATGACATTTCCAGTAGCAAACCATTTAACAAGCTCTCATCTTAATGTGTTTCGGAACCAAAGGAATAATACCACAGTGACACTCCAAACAAATGCAATATAAAACAAAGCCTATGCGTATGCTCTACCGATTATTACAAATCTGGCTCCAATATTTTTATCAACATCAATCTAGTAAAATGTAAATCACCTTTTGGGACATGGTTGTAGAGTTTTGATAACATCACATCATGAGCCACGGGACTGCAATGCTCCTTGGAGATTTTTAACTGCGCTGTCGTAGTGTACGAACCCCATGAACCAGAATTCATGGTTGTCAACCGATATAATCTGGATGTATTTCTCAGCTGGGTTGGCTTTGCTAGCTGATGGATTCACTGCCCTCAGCTGGTGTAATGGGATAACCACCTACATGCATGTGTGGCGACAGGACACAAAATCCCATTACTAACCATTAGAACAAGTTAAACAAAGATGAATAACGGGGTTTAGATTTGATGCAGTTCACTGAAAATCTATGAACTTATAAACTACTACTGGTGTCGACtataaatccataaataaatgATGAAGGCAAGTATATTTACTAACACAATGGGCATAGGTAtgtattaatgaaaaaaatctaGCAAATTTCTGATAATTCACTAGCATGTAGATCCTTGTAAAACCGAATAAACACAATCCTAGAATTTTAACAGGTAACTTCCACTTTTCAAGAACAGGTTGACAGGGATGCAGTCAAACAAAACAAATATCCTACTAACATGGGGAACACAAACTCATTTGGCAAAATAACTTGATGTAGACCCGGTCTGTATAAGCCTTAGGTCGACTATTATTACAGGATGGCTTTCGGCTGGGTTCTTTAGAATCATATGGACaattaaatttagaaaaactGAGGATGTCATGATCTATATACAGATGTCCCAACCCAATGCATCTTGTATATAATGTCCCCATCTTACTGCCAatagttaaaagttgaattaaagAGAGCATTGAACACTAAAGTATTAACTAAAAGTTAGCAGTACAAGAGAGAACAAGTCTAGAAACATGGTGAAGTAGTTCTTACGAAACAAGATGACCACAGAATTCTAGCACATAACTGGGATAAATGTAATTGTTCAAGTGCCGTTTTCATGTAAAAAAGCATCCGTGATTGTCAACTTCAAGCACTCCACTAACTAATCCACATAGAAATATCTCTTTCTTCCTCATAAAGGAAATAAGCTAATTAAGTGGTATACAATATGTATATGCATTTTCGAACTCCTTCTAACAACCTATGCATTTTGTTATCATTTCCGATTGGACTATCCATTAATCCAGCTGGCGGAAGATTATAAATGGatcaatttttttgatttttactGGAGATTGGGAATAGATGGACTTTCTATAGGGCCCATTTTACTGACAGGATTTATCACCACTTTAGCGACTTTGGCGGCTTGGCCAGTTACTCGAGATTCGCGATTATTTCATTTCCTGATGCTAGCAATGTACAGTGGTCAAATAGGagcattaaaatatttttcaaaacatGTAAATCAAGGAAGGAATGAAAAGCAAATAACTTTTAATGTCTTTTAGCATCATTTGAAACAGCCACACCCTAACAAATTTCTATCAGAGCATAAAAAAAGAGGCATTAAGTTCGTTGGTAATTGCTAAGCATCGGCCTACATTATCCCTTAGCTGCATATGCAACAATTAGAACCGCAAAATCAATGCATTACCTTATAATAGCTATATTGAGTCTGATCACCAACTTGATAAGCCAGAGGACTGTCACTGCAAAAACCAAGCTTATGGGTTGACATATATAAAACTCCAATAACAGGACCAGCGGAGGTGGACAAGTAGCAAGCATATGTCTTCAGAAGCAGTTCCTCAGGAACAGTCTCAAATGTTGTCCGAAAGATCTTCTCATAACCGCCATCAGCAATAACTTTGGTTGTCTGAGCAATTCTTCCTACAGCAGCGTCAGCAAAACTCGGCCCAGTTTTCACTGTAACAATTAAAATATCAACTTACTTGCCCTAATTATCGTACTTCATATTATCCATCTACTTGACAGTATGTAATAAAAATGCCCATAGTCATATCTAGAACGCAAGTAGCAGGGGAGGGAAATAATTACAGTGTTGCCACATGTTCTCAGCTATCTCTTTCGCCTTCTTAGTGTCGTCCGCCGCTTTCTTTCCCCATTTCCCCAACACGTCTTTCACTGATTCCATCTTATCTGTTCAAAGAAAAAAGggcttaaaatttaaaatttaaaaagaaatcaaaCGATATACAAAATACCACAAACATAAACTGAAGCGATCGGAAGTGGGTTACTCTTGACGGAAGAAGATTGAACTGGCGCCGGAGAAACGTACGGGTTGGACTCAGCAGGCATGGTGGTAGCAGCGCTGCTGGAGATCGGGACGGGGTCCGGACTGGGATCCGATTGCGAAGCCATGGAAACGGTGGTCCAATTTTCCGGTGGAGGAGCGACGTCCTTGGGGTCTAATTTCGGGTAGGGAGCGTAATCAGAAGAGAGAGTCGCCGGTTGGGTTGACTCCGTGGACGACGTTGGCTGTTTGGTTTCCGAGACCTTTTCATGATCGGTCGGAGCCTGGCTCATGATTTCTTTGTGTTCGGATcgaaaaaatggaaaattaagTTCTTAAACTTTGGAAAAGCAAATTAGAAAagctgaaaaattaaaaaatggtgAAGGAGAAGACGTTCTTACAATTGCTGTCGTGATTCTTTCTTAATGTGTGTGAAGTTTGAAAATGAAGATAACAGATGGCAGTAGCACAGGCCACACGATAATATAACATCCAGCAATCACCGACACGATCGTGGGATGGGCTGGATATACGTATCAAAATTCATAACTGGATAGCcggattgatttttttttttatttaatttgagttGCTCCTGTtttacaatatataaataattttgtttgtttatataGCATACAAAAATTGATTCCTAAATGTATGCATCATTTCACTGTTTTTCactatattatataaataaatctttttatatctcctttaacaaaaaaatgtaagcatcaattaattttattttttaattgtacTGTTCTTGATGATGAAATGTACTATAACAGTCCCTCcttgtaccattcttcaaattGCTTTTTATCTCATATCCAATATGAGCAAAAATGGTGTCATCATCAAAAATTCCAtcaattattttttgttaatccATCATTGACATTTAACTATGGGCAAACATGGAATTCACTTGAATGAAATAGGTTCTCAAGAACTACAAATATACTAAAATTTGGCAGGAGATCAAATCGTCTTTGAATCACTTTGTTGGTTATATTCATGGTAAAGAAGTGAAAAGAAGCTCATATTTTGCCCTTCTTCGGTTCCAGGACTAAGgttaaaagatgaaaataactCCAACAATAAGTGATGGGTAAATGGAGttaatgaaaaaatataaaatgatctttattttattttattcatcaaatttgcactataaatatcacatcaaggaaaaaattcattttacttgtatttaaattttataaggaTGAGTATACTATAACCCAATAGGATAATTTAAACAAAAACTTCTGGATTCCAAATTACTAATATTTAGCCCATTGAATTTCAGCCcattttcttcctttctcttaTCGGACACCCATTAGTTTAGGagtaaaaattcaattttaaaataacttattaaatagtaattattattttttataattagggGTTAATATCTGAATTGAATTGTCACAAATTGAATCAATCGAAAATCTTAACAGTTAATTAAACcagaattttttaaaatcttttaaccaactgaaataatttcaattaatttaagtGGTTAATCGAATTAATCAAAACTTTTACACGTTTGAAACATGACAGATATCATTACAATGTTATTATTAGATCAATTATAAATATTGTTTTGAATGATTCTAAATAAGTTCTACATATGCATCGATTTATTTAGTTGTAACTTCTAAACAAAATAAAGTTTTTCTCTCCTTAATAATTGTTTGTTAATTTCTTAGAAACAAATGTCGTGaattatttgtatattatttgGTTATTAGTCtaataatatgagaaaatgttTATTTAATACACGATTAGATGATTAAACTAGGaattagaagaaaaaataaaaattaccatACAATGATGTTATTGCTAACTCATAGACGGAAAAAAATTAACACGTACCATGATTTTGATTAGACTAAAGGCATGCCCATTCACTCCTTTGGGCCTTCCCTTGTAAAGCACAGTGAAAGTGTATTTTGGGCTTCTTCATatgatgtttgatttttttttaatttattcttttgctttcaatataaaaatttttattttgaaattaaaacaaaaggaggattttagatttaaaataaatttagatgactcaaattctaatatttttatcaatctATCGGATAATCCGATCATTAAATATACTAATTTCAACTCAAGTTTGactgttattatatttttttatttgtgttaAAAGAGGGAAAAAAATTGGTCATGCGTcgattattaaataaatattggtatcattattttgtttaataCATAAAATgggaataaataaaagaaaaatggggCGTGGATTATTTGTAGAcaacattataatatatattttttggtaaatAGTGCGACGTTTCATCAAAACCAGAACTTTAGTTTAATCAAACAGTTTAGGGTTAACACAAAAGAATGATTGGCATCTCTAAAGTCTAATAATCGGGATATCTGTCCCCcccttataatttaatcatttaatatttttggaaACTTATAAATTATATGTTGCACTTTGGACTTTGATGaatttaggtaagtttggataatgATATTATCTGATttgacataatttcttttatccattgaattaaatctaaatcaataaaatattagttaaaacacttcaatttaatcaaatcatgAAAAAAAACAGACGGTTCATCACTAATGAATAGCATCATTGCTGAGAACCTTAGCAAGAGCATCGGGAGGAGATAGCACAACAAATTCCACTGTAAGTTTCGCAATATAGTCAGCAGCTTTGTTACAAGAACTTGAAACGAGTATGGaaagaaatgattaaattaaaattttcagtttCAACTGCACGAGAATTTCAATATGAAAAAGAATCACTTTTAGGAGATGTAATTAAAATACTGTTGTCGAATTCAAGCTCCATATCATTCTATTTTCTTCTTGCAATCAATGAAGCTCCAAAATGAAGTGCTAAACCTTCCGTGACCTGAATGGAAGGAGCATCAAGGATAGCATTTTCATCTTGGATAATCGTTCCATTTTCATATTTGAGGAGCACCACAAAGCGTCACCGTTAATTTTAATACCACCTTGATTAGGGGCTGTCCATTGAGAGAGAGAAATGGTCGACAAAAGTGTACCAACATCCAAAATCAAGTTGCAACCATCAGCATCTTTCATAGCTTGAAGCCAAATGTTTAAAGGATTCAATTTAATGCCTTCAAAGATCAACCGATTGCTAGCAGTATAAGTTCCAGCAAATGTAAGCGAGTAGTCCTACTTACTTTCACCTCGTTTGCCATAAACCAGCTACTAGTATCACTCCACCACTTGAACATCCCTTTGAAGCCTTCTTTTCTCGAGCAATAATTAGAAGTGGAAAGGTTCCAAACTGTTAAagcaaaaggacaaaaaaaaaaaaaacatgttccATTGACTCAACTTCatgaccacatctgggacatagAGGCGATAAAGCACGATAACTCTTGACTAGATTTGCGAAGATGGAATTTGAGTTATGACACAAtcttcaaatgaaaatttttactCGAAAgcaatttttaaattctaaatacgTTTCTTTCAATTCTAATTTAAGCTTTCTTTATCActaaatgatataatttaaagCTTTTCCCTCTGCTACAAAAGAACATAAAATCCAGATTTTCACCTAAATAGACTCCATCACGATTATGGATCCAAACACCTTTGCTAGTAAATACACTTTGAAATTATTACATATTAACCAAGCAAGGTGAATGAAGTTTGTTCATTTTTGGAACTTAAAAGACAGCAGATTGGTTGTCAAGCAAACACCCATTGTCTCACTGAGCAACGCATAGCCCTTGTCTTTTTACCAGCATAGCTAAAAAGGCTATTTCCCAAAAGCATGACTTTTAagcaaatatattatatatatatatatatatatgatatatataattatttcaactatcatatGGATTTATTAGgaggtaaattacattttattaaaaaaatgggtaatTTAATCTGGATACGCTATATCaaagaataaattgatttttttttttaaatttcatctaCTTTTATACTTGACAAAATAACTTACAATGATCAATTTTTAGCAGtaaaaattgatagaatttttaataaaatgatgaatttgcTCTTTGATTAATGTATAAAGATTAACTTACTCATGTTTTTAATAACAAAAACAAGatacaatttaactcttaatacaaGAGCACCATAGtattttcacttatttttttaaaacttttattctctaaAATCCATAGTAGCTTAGCCATAATTTGTTGCTGGCTTAATACAAATTGGAATCAAAGGCTTAAAGAAACCTTCAGAAATGTGTGGACAAATGTGATGGTTTTTTTCAAATGTTGAAGTGGACCATTCATATTTGTTATCTCAAATATTTTTCTCTTcaattaatgaaaaagaaaaaaaagagtataaTAATCATGAATAAattcaagaaattaaaaattaattccaaACTTTAGAAGCAAAAAATCTAAAAGAGTTTTTTGAGCATTATAAAGttcaatttttcaaaaagaaatatttaaagaaacattttaaaaattctgtatttttctaaaaaaatttaaaatatttttttacatattttaattttaattaaagttacattttagaaatttttgaattttgactCATGAACTAATAATTCTTTAACCCTGTAACCCTGTAAGCAGTTATACTTTTTACTCacattctaataatataaaaaaattaaattactgcgtttattttgataaaaattaaattactttttcaCTTTATACAACAACCTcctacatatatatttaaaaaaaaagaaggtgaTGTTGGATTTTGATGAAGAATATTTGAAGAATAAAATTAATGATGCGTTACGCTAGTATAAAACACCACTATTAAACTCCATCCTAAAAAAGGAGAATTAAACCTTACTACTTTTATGAAATGATtccaaatttttaattgatttactctttaaaaaataaaaatcttaaagtTAAGTCAACTATGTTCTCCTATGGGGACCAAACTACTTAGATCTTTACTGGAACTGTCTTGATGCATTGGAAGGAAGGTATACATTTATTCCATGCTACTAAGTATTTAGTTTGCGAAACTTGTTTGGCTAACGAGAAAATGAAGGAAAGATTCcccaaaattaaagaaaataaaaaaccccACGAGAATCAACTGTCTTTTCTTaatttctccatttcttttcagttttcacattgattttttttatttattttgttttttcccTGACATCCCAGAAAATGGAATCCACGTCTTGTTGTGGTGTATGATAGTATTACTTAAAAGTAACACTATGCTAAATATCTCTAATATTAAGATATGTGGTATGTCAGAATCAAAGATTAAACTCTAAGGACATCTTAATTCATAGCTTTTGgtctttatattttgttatgttaGGGCAAATTTTGCAGAGTTTttacaatattaattaattaaaaataaaaattgtgatgagaaagtatcaaaatttccatggaaaccctGAATTTATTTAAGGATTCAAGCgggtttataattttatataaaatttaaattctgaACACATTGTAATATAATTATTGTAAGTGATATATTTAAAGTGAAAAGAGTTGGGGGGCTTTAAAATTCAACATAATGTCACAGATTCGTTGCATCTTTTTGAAGAACCATCATTAATCCAAAGCTTCAACCAACATTACCACTAAAAACAACCTTAATCATTTCATTGATtccttttaatttaattgtatgTCTTACTTATGTTTGAGGCATGTAATACTGTTTTGAGTGCTAGAAATGTGTACTTCAACTTTActcttttctcttaattttgttgGACCTCAAATTTGAAGCCAACAATTTTCTTTTTCTGATACATTCCTTGTTATCATTTGTATACATTCACAAATTGTACAAGTGATGATAAAAATAGAGTTAAAACTTGTagtattatgaaattttatggaagaggCCCTTCTCAAGTGTGGGGCTTGGCGTAGGATACCTGAGCAAGGGATTTTATCTCTTTATTGAATGTGATTTTTTGTCTCCTCATGTGTTTTAGGGTGGAGAGTTCATCTAGTTTGCTTGGTCTGCTGCGAGATTCAATGTTTCATATTGAGTTTTCGTTTCGGAAGTTGGCGTGACTCTAGCGGCTTTGGATTCCTAAAACGCccttatttttaactttatttgatTCCTATGGTTCTACTTTAGATTTATTTGTTGTTTTCGTTTGTGAAACATTTTCTTTGATTTAAAATAGCATTGACGTTAGAGTTTAAAATATGGTGCATCGTACATAAAAACTGGCATTGAAGTGGCTCATAAGTTAATCATTACTTAGAAAGGGCGAAgtcatcaaaaaaaaattttggatcgaaattgagttatatatttttacgataacaaaatgtaatttcatcattttaataacttataccttcataatttttaaagaattaaatcaaagttTTCTCTTTTGGaagctaaagtgtaattttatcatatattaatttaaatttttataaattataaagggacTAAAAGGTGAATGTTGGGCGTTGCTAGCTTCTCTTGACTCCGCCCCTGCACCTTAAGAATGACAATTTGTTTGGAAATCAACTCATACGTGCTTTGGACTAAAGGCAAGTTGTTAGGAAAACTACTTCAGAAGAAGTGGAGTGCTCTTCACTAGCAACAAAAAATCCATAATGGATGACATCAACGTTTTAAGGAAGATGATGCTGCATCTGGGATGGCTTAATGAGGACAATGGGACATTAAAATGGGTAGTCAAATAATTTGGGCAACCCTAAACACTTGCATATGTGGTCagttactttatttttttatacaattaagaTATTTTCCATGTTCATTTTATAATCTATAAAGATTAATCTTTCCAATGATCTATAATTGTCCTTTTTCAACAATATCATCTTCAATTAAGAGTGCATTAGACCTAACTCTTATTGCAATTAATCTACCTCTCAACGTTTAAAAGCTCCAACCATGattataaaatggtttaaaatttctaaaaaaaagatTCCACATATTCGTAATTACAATTTAAAGTATTGTCctaatttaagaaattaaaacgTTCAGTACAGAGTTGATCAATATTTAGGTGTCAACTTTGACACATGTAAAAAAGATGAAGGTACTACTTCATAAACATGTGATTGATTGATCAAAGAAAGTACAACCCAAAAGAAAACCAAACGACAAAGAAt
The genomic region above belongs to Gossypium hirsutum isolate 1008001.06 chromosome D05, Gossypium_hirsutum_v2.1, whole genome shotgun sequence and contains:
- the LOC107905065 gene encoding GEM-like protein 1, producing the protein MSQAPTDHEKVSETKQPTSSTESTQPATLSSDYAPYPKLDPKDVAPPPENWTTVSMASQSDPSPDPVPISSSAATTMPAESNPYVSPAPVQSSSVKNKMESVKDVLGKWGKKAADDTKKAKEIAENMWQHLKTGPSFADAAVGRIAQTTKVIADGGYEKIFRTTFETVPEELLLKTYACYLSTSAGPVIGVLYMSTHKLGFCSDSPLAYQVGDQTQYSYYKVVIPLHQLRAVNPSASKANPAEKYIQIISVDNHEFWFMGFVHYDSAVKNLQGALQSRGS